In a single window of the Populus alba chromosome 16, ASM523922v2, whole genome shotgun sequence genome:
- the LOC118033303 gene encoding transcription factor ORG2 isoform X1, producing the protein MLEELSPVSLFSTFGWPLEETISHEQYSFRDGETQESFTHFPPSQPDVRQLDRSTSFTAHSGSGDPTMAKKLNHNASERDRRKKINSLYSSLRSLLPSADQRKKLSIPYTVSRVLEYIPELQQQVERRIQRKEELLSKLSRQADDLTHQENQRKGTMHSSLSSVSASRLSDREVVIQISTKKLHRRPLMSEILVNLEEAGLLLINSSSFESFGGRVFYNLHLQAMEGTYTVECEALNERLVSLCEKRESLFPLNSSSPYSSCIF; encoded by the exons atgttggaagaattatctCCTGTCAGTTTGTTCTCAACATTTGGATGGCCCTTGGAGGAAACCATAAGCCATGAACAGTACAGCTTTAGAGATGGTGAAACTCAAGAGTCATTCACTCACTTCCCTCCATCTCAGCCAGATGTAAGACAGCTTGATCGCTCCACCTCATTCACGGCCCACAGTGGAAGCGGTGACCCTACCATGGCTAAGAAGCTTAACCACAACGCTAGCGAACGTGACCGTCGCAAGAAGATCAACAGTTTGTATTCTTCACTCCGTTCACTACTTCCTTCAGCCGATCAAAGG AAGAAATTAAGCATACCGTATACAGTTTCACGTGTGCTTGAATACATACCAGAACTTCAACAACAAGTGGAGAGACGGATTCAAAGGAAGGAGGAGCTTCTATCGAAGTTATCCAGGCAAGCTGACGATTTAACtcatcaagaaaatcaaagaaaaggcACCATGCATAGCTCTTTATCATCGGTATCGGCGAGCCGGCTCAGTGACAGGGAAGTTGTCATTCAAATCTCAACTAAAAAGCTCCATAGACGTCCATTAATGTCAGAAATCTTGGTTAATTTAGAGGAGGCTGGGCttcttctaataaattcttcttCCTTCGAGTCCTTTGGAGGCAGAGTCTTCTATAATTTACACCTTCAG GCCATGGAAGGAACTTACACAGTAGAGTGCGAGGCCTTGAATGAGAGGCTCGTGTCCTTATGCGAGAAGAGGGAGTCATTGTTTCCATTAAATTCAAGTTCTCCATATTCTAGCTGTATATTCTAG
- the LOC118033303 gene encoding transcription factor ORG2 isoform X2, with translation MLEELSPVSLFSTFGWPLEETISHEQYSFRDGETQESFTHFPPSQPDVRQLDRSTSFTAHSGSGDPTMAKKLNHNASERDRRKKINSLYSSLRSLLPSADQRKLSIPYTVSRVLEYIPELQQQVERRIQRKEELLSKLSRQADDLTHQENQRKGTMHSSLSSVSASRLSDREVVIQISTKKLHRRPLMSEILVNLEEAGLLLINSSSFESFGGRVFYNLHLQAMEGTYTVECEALNERLVSLCEKRESLFPLNSSSPYSSCIF, from the exons atgttggaagaattatctCCTGTCAGTTTGTTCTCAACATTTGGATGGCCCTTGGAGGAAACCATAAGCCATGAACAGTACAGCTTTAGAGATGGTGAAACTCAAGAGTCATTCACTCACTTCCCTCCATCTCAGCCAGATGTAAGACAGCTTGATCGCTCCACCTCATTCACGGCCCACAGTGGAAGCGGTGACCCTACCATGGCTAAGAAGCTTAACCACAACGCTAGCGAACGTGACCGTCGCAAGAAGATCAACAGTTTGTATTCTTCACTCCGTTCACTACTTCCTTCAGCCGATCAAAGG AAATTAAGCATACCGTATACAGTTTCACGTGTGCTTGAATACATACCAGAACTTCAACAACAAGTGGAGAGACGGATTCAAAGGAAGGAGGAGCTTCTATCGAAGTTATCCAGGCAAGCTGACGATTTAACtcatcaagaaaatcaaagaaaaggcACCATGCATAGCTCTTTATCATCGGTATCGGCGAGCCGGCTCAGTGACAGGGAAGTTGTCATTCAAATCTCAACTAAAAAGCTCCATAGACGTCCATTAATGTCAGAAATCTTGGTTAATTTAGAGGAGGCTGGGCttcttctaataaattcttcttCCTTCGAGTCCTTTGGAGGCAGAGTCTTCTATAATTTACACCTTCAG GCCATGGAAGGAACTTACACAGTAGAGTGCGAGGCCTTGAATGAGAGGCTCGTGTCCTTATGCGAGAAGAGGGAGTCATTGTTTCCATTAAATTCAAGTTCTCCATATTCTAGCTGTATATTCTAG